A genomic stretch from Plasmodium reichenowi strain SY57 chromosome 4, whole genome shotgun sequence includes:
- a CDS encoding steroid dehydrogenase, putative encodes MIRAINDFSSGSMRFIFSVGLLVILKNILYFFFWLFYYVKSKIILKNLKSYGDTIIITGCTDGIGKSLTYSLINQNVNLLLISRNESELKNMKRDLLEKNKNYKGTIEYITFDYNANDFNTYKIIEEKIRSMDIGILINNVGVSYPYPLYFHEMEPQLIEQLVNVNLLSSYYMTKLVLPNMIKKKKGLVLYTSSGVTSLKSCPLYTIYGSVKDAICSFANSLSVELKEYNIQVQCHVPLFIVTKLSKIKNPGIFVPTSDIYAKSAIRKMREGNVFSYKVISSPYLFHKLQIFVYNCLPKMIFDLLTFEFLKIVRLKALKKLKKRE; translated from the exons ATGATAAGAGCAATAAATGATTTTTCTTCAGGTTCTATGagatttattttttctgtTGGTTTATTAGTCattttaaagaatattttgtatttctttttttggctattttattat gTAAAATCCAAAATCATTTTGAAAAATTTGAAAAGTTATGGAGatacaattattataactGGTTGTACAGATGGGATAGGAAAAAGTTTAACATATTCTCtaataaatcaaaatgtaaatttattattgaTTAGTAGGAACGAATCAGAATTGAAGAATATGAAGAGAGATTTATTagagaaaaataaaaattataaaggaactattgaatatattacTTTTGATTATAATGCTAATGACTTTAATACGTACAAAATAATAGAGGAAAAAATAAGGTCTATGGATATAGGGATATTGATTAATAACGTGGGAGTATCTTATCCTTATCCTTTa tatTTTCATGAAATGGAGCCACAATTAATAGAACAGTTGGTCAACGTAAACTTACTTTCTTCGTATTATATGACCAAACTGGTTTTACCAA atatgataaaaaagaagaaggGTTTAGTTTTATATACGTCTAGTGGAGTAACGTCCTTGAAGTCTTGTCCCCTATATACAATTTATGGATCAGTGAAAGATGCCATTTGTTCTTTTGCCAATTCTTTAAgt GTGGAGTTAAAAGAGTATAATATTCAAGTTCAGTGCCATGTTCCTCTTTTTATTGTTACAAAGTTGTCGAAAATAAAAAACCCAGGAATATTTGTTCCAACTTCTGATATCTATGCTAAAAGTGCTATTCGAAAAATGAGAGAAGGTAATGTATTTTCCTATAAGGTAATATCTTCACCTTATTTATTCCATAAGTTAcaaatttttgtttataattGTCTTCCGAAAATGATATTTGATCTTCTTACTTTTGAATTTCTCAAGATTGTAAGATTAAAGgcattaaaaaaattgaagaaaagggaataa
- a CDS encoding hypothetical protein (conserved Plasmodium protein, unknown function) has protein sequence MSCSDYSNNSDTTTSGGTTSNEEEYAKEIQTKIKRAIENIILNEWEKKKRTRLFTFEDKIKKRRKSLKMNKYGYKIKEKKLKIF, from the coding sequence ATGAGTTGTAGTGATTATAGTAATAATTCCGATACAACCACAAGTGGTGGTACAACTTCAAATGAAGAAGAATATGCAAAAGAAATCCaaacaaaaattaagagagctattgaaaatattattttgaatgaatgggaaaaaaaaaaaagaactAGACTATTTACATTTGAAgacaaaattaaaaaaagaagaaagaGCTTAAAGATGAACAAATATGGatacaaaataaaagaaaaaaaactgaaaattttttaa
- a CDS encoding hypothetical protein (conserved Plasmodium protein, unknown function), whose amino-acid sequence MKTVYFIFLFHILLMYCYFCDHMNETKEEKTNMRNNNLSRVTIEILPSDEDNDVFDINDSLLDELIGINNI is encoded by the coding sequence atgaagactgtttattttattttcctttttcatATCTTATTGATGTACTGTTATTTTTGTGATCATATGAATGAGACGAAAGAAGAAAAGACTAATATGAGGAATAACAATTTAAGTAGAGTAACTATAGAAATACTTCCTTCTGATGAAGATAATGATGTTTTTGATATAAATGATTCATTATTAGATGAACTTATAggtataaataatatataa
- a CDS encoding hypothetical protein (conserved Plasmodium protein, unknown function), whose product MKDSSTFSKNFNTFFLEKKKREENLTKEKKAKEQFYDIKNFKVNRNNEFMEKDINVIISERDMKNINIKNNEEDIFEVINVNRKKDKRYDMISNDNNRSNNIPNECSKNIFDESEKNNNKKENLQDEVKDNIIKNKSILIKPNDDIYDISKLNNFINNEPFKKLQELKLKINNRYLDKCENISNHVIKEYHNIINNYIDDIKRETLLKINSLKENIENMFDRIDNYIHEVISLKNFVNQKESNPKYGYNYKCIISYYEDILLTNIYEKMILTNNFQDNNFYTVVENLKRDLTNQMKKKIREKKNIIKEKWKNIKNTFTQINEEMKLFISNFEKKYNESINMINIETEEFEKKLTQNIYFNKIEINNLIHKENENNKLFFSQLLNSFNDYIMKLYNCIYTKYSKCECLFFFHIINQLNKEESCYVFSIISENFIKNLSNDKVLNYFLKRLQDNYQSIYKKRIELHKEDYFSNFFFFCKTYEDFYIYLNTYYEEYIKMYDEIYKQLICYRDIIFFILFNFDQFLLLIKDEEQNKMVHKQRKGGVKKSSNYKKKETKINKNVHIVHENNLINIEKPFYNTTIMDSNNNNNNNIIIPHVNYQFNHDNNINDNIIINNETLKCEEDNKSICSKDDSLAVINKNKITFEKYIENILNYYNIINLRDDYFLLSFFQFIEMLRTHLQLSNINIENKMCENIFMCKKENEELKINYYLHFKQYNENVKNCLKCKDYIELNNLINMNNILVDKLKQIIKNINEKVQYLCDFIATDLKEYSSKFFFSLLKETKIIASQKENQNDQEKKNKKKKKKEKKEKKEKENNDSDNNTKIASQNEKIENVKKSNDIHNETQQFILKEDNNKNKENEIKLINQFINGEYVYIYDISNIIQYVYTNYEYNIKLLLKNCKSNRISKKNKNKSKLEQNNTNINIQPFCIYHKSLIQNNISYIKSQIISRNIKKKKENISEQKDENIIVHKDSNVFFFLLPQICFDTSISYDNILFNFNNLKESFQPFITNYYEYFKNIFFEYLLKIKTTTEKIKYSNYFEHIDETHLCEIFNKNEIIINQAYSQLKEKFLKNKEIYVISTNKLNNLIHMYKNIINDSVEEQNIQTCINNIEKILSEKIENFDNFYRTYVSLFEKFNETYNNFMKELENMINKLNKEIKKLEKYYEMIVKIDGKNFDKEEIIKRIKCSNEFVQSVIKKKQDIDNLYNANVYIFNNKIKIIKSTCTNNKININDEGHKKVSTNNEMINYLSIKEEIKNNILIFYVLIYHIKKGIISYKNVKSNYQTVVQEQEVDANEKKIKNGNKNKIKNDHNNNNNNNNLNDNINVLKNNKMNILYTMENKNVKKGTYKTNNNNTSYNNNDNIIILKDKNVNSHIDYINIENKFKDIQNCIYKINIFKKIKNIYELDIKSNNSIVNNFFFFFKIFQNVNNLLFSQNNNIEEYNDKLITFDMFINKLKYEQKDEGIFKKEENVIEIEQRNEENIKKKNNNKKSNHINNMFDINKNEGNHLFNVKKLKEYNKQKNTYEPKIFEYKEDIQTYITSSIINKKYCDIKFFLYICSYIIYYICKVLQIDDYNNIMKEKKENSQHLLYISYDMSYMIYKNHILNEKTPKNNIIQIQNIKINKKSMSSFIYLPNHLYYKIELTNLFQFEKKIIFDLFEQFFSQIISLQMFDENNKNFQKVQNEYINDIFQLAIYLKVLSKKISYFVFFHIYENYEKLSKDRINYLQINFMKTFDQLSEEIKIRDDNPNSITRRKKELKKLFEQYVLNIRIILANLLYSFYEHLYNNFIFFIHILNLMPCNFSLLSNKHNEDNINDRSKEGTSLIKIEYIDNSISYDLNDIMKKINNVYNNLNVEPTKGKEKSNENYITNYKMYMNINNDILYMTFHYNNSYIVKKLEKKIEKYMTKFYTHVTNILDEKKKEIIKIISNDKKINRKYYE is encoded by the exons ATGAAAGACTCTTCAACTTTCAGCAAAAATTTTAACACCTTctttttagaaaaaaagaaaagagAAGAGAATTTAActaaagaaaaaaaagcaaAAGAACAATTTTACGATATAAAGAATTTCAAAGTTAATAGAAACAATGAATTTATggaaaaagatataaacGTAATTATATCAGAAAGggatatgaaaaatataaatataaaaaataatgaagaagaCATATTTGAAgttataaatgtaaatagaaaaaaagataaaagATATGATATGATTTCAAATGATAACAATcgtagtaataatataccaAATGAATGttctaaaaatatatttgatgaatctgaaaagaataataataaaaaggagAATTTACAAGATGAAGTAAaggataatattataaaaaataaaagtattttaataaaaccaaatgatgatatatatgatatatcaaaattaaataattttataaataatgaacCATTTAAAAAACTGCAAGAGTTGAAGctaaaaattaataatagaTATTTAGATAAATGTGAAAATATTTCTAACCATGTCATAAAGgaatatcataatattataaataattatatagatgatataaaaagagaaacgttattaaaaatcaatagcttaaaagaaaatatagaaaatatgtTTGATAGGATAGATAATTATATCCATGAGGTTATTAGCCTTAAAAATTTTGTCAATCAGAAAGAATCTAATCCTAAATATGGATATAActataaatgtataatttcatattatgaagatatacttttaacaaatatatatgaaaaaatgatattaaCTAATAATTTCCAAGACAACAATTTTTACACTGTTGttgaaaatttaaaaagagATTTAACTAAccaaatgaaaaaaaaaatacgagaaaaaaaaaatataattaaagaaaaatggaaaaatattaaaaatacttttacacaaataaatgaagaaatgaaattattcatatccaattttgaaaagaaatataatgaatctataaatatgataaatatagaaaCAGAAGAGTtcgaaaaaaaattaacacaaaatatatattttaataaaatcgaaataaataatttaattcataaagaaaatgaaaataataaattattcttttcaCAACTATTAAATTCTTTCaatgattatataatgaaattatataattgtatatatacaaaatattcTAAATGTGAGtgtctttttttctttcatataataaatcaattaaataaagaagaatCGTGCTATGTTTTCTCAATAATTTCTGAAAactttataaaaaatttatctAATGATAAAgttttaaattattttttaaaaaggtTACAAGATAATTATCaatcaatatataaaaaaagaatcGAATTACATAAGGAAGATTATTTTtccaattttttttttttttgtaaaacTTATGAagatttttatatatatttaaatacctattatgaagaatatattaaaatgtatgATGAAATTTATAAACAATTGATATGTTATAGAGATATaatcttttttattctcTTCAATTTTGAtcaatttttattacttatTAAAGATGAGGAGCAGAACAAAATGGTGCATAAACAAAGGAAAGGAGGTGTGAAAAAAAGTTCcaattataaaaaaaaagaaactaaaataaataagaatgTACATATTGTACATGAAAACAATTTAATCAATATTGAGAAACcattttataatacaaCTATAATGGATagtaacaataataataataataatattattattcctCATGTTAATTACCAATTCAATCATgataacaatataaatgataatattattataaataatgaaacaTTAAAATGCGaagaagataataaaagtatTTGTAGCAAAGATGATAGTCTTGCAGtcattaataaaaataaaattacttttgaaaaatatattgaaaatattttaaattattataatattataaatttaagAGATGattactttttattatccttttttCAATTTATAGAAATGTTAAGAACTCATTTACAATTATccaatataaatattgaaaataaaatgtgtgaaaatattttcatgtGCAAAAAGGAAAATGAAGAGTTAAAAATAAACTACTATCTACATTTTAAACAATACAatgaaaatgtaaaaaattgTTTAAAATGTAAAGATTATAttgaattaaataatttaataaatatgaataatatcCTAGTGGACaaattaaaacaaataattaaaaatataaatgaaaaggtacaatatttatgtgATTTTATTGCTACAGATTTAAAGGAATATTCTTCcaagttttttttttctctatTAAAAGAAACCAAAATAATAGCTAGCCAAAAAGAAAATCAAAATGATcaggaaaaaaaaaataaaaaaaaaaaaaaaaaagaaaaaaaagaaaaaaaagaaaaagaaaataatgatagtgataataatacaaaGATAGCTAGccaaaatgaaaaaattgaGAATGTAAAAAAGTCGAATGATATACATAATGAAACACAacaatttattttaaaagaagataataataaaaataaggagaatgaaataaaattaataaatcaatttataaatggagaatatgtatatatttatgatatatcaaatattattcaatatgtgtatacaaattatgaatataatataaaactGTTATTAAAGAATTGTAAGAGTAATAGgatttcaaaaaaaaacaaaaacaaatCAAAGTTAGAACAgaataatacaaatattaatattcaacctttttgtatatatcACAAAAGTCTgatacaaaataatattagtTATATTAAAAGCCAAATAATTTcaagaaatattaaaaagaaaaaagaaaatatatcagaacaaaaagatgaaaatattatagtCCATAAAGATTCgaatgtttttttttttttgttgcCACAAATATGTTTTGATACATCTATAAGTTATGATAACATTTTATTCAATTTTAATAATCTCAAAGAAAGTTTTCAACCTTTTAtaacaaattattatgaatatttcaaaaacattttttttgaatatttgttaaaaataaaaacaaccacagaaaagataaaatatagTAATTATTTTGAGCATATAGATGAAACACACCTATGCGAAATATTTAACAAAAATGAGATAATCATAAATCAAGCTTATAGTCAGTTGAAGGAGAAattcttaaaaaataaagaaatatatgtaatatctacaaacaaattaaataatttaatacatatgtacaaaaatattataaatgatTCAGTAGAAGAACAAAACATACAAACTTGTATcaataatatagaaaaaatattatcagaaaaaatagaaaattttgataatttttataGAACATATGTATCATTGTTTGAAAAATTTAATGAGacttataataattttatgaaagaattagaaaatatgataaataaattaaataaagaaataaaaaaattagaaaagTATTATGAAATGATTGTTAAAATTGATGGGAAAAATTTTgataaagaagaaattataaaaagaataaaatgTTCTAACGAATTTGTACAATctgttataaaaaaaaaacaagaCATAGATAATTTGTACAATGcaaatgtttatatatttaataataaaatcaaaattataaaatcaACATGTAccaataataaaattaatataaatgatgaagGGCATAAAAAAGTGTCTACAAATAATGaaatgataaattatttatctataaaagaagaaataaaaaataatattttaatcttttatgttttaatttatcatattaaaaaaggtattatttcttataaaaaCGTAAAAAGTAATTATCAAACTGTTGTACAAGAACAAGAGGTAGATGctaatgaaaaaaaaataaaaaatggaaataaaaataaaataaaaaatgaccataataataataataataataataatcttaatgataatataaatgtattaaaaaataacaaaatgaatatattatataccatggaaaataaaaatgtgaAAAAAGGAACATATAAGAcgaacaataataatacttcttataataataatgataatattattatattaaaagataaaaatgtgAATTCTCATATTGACTACATAAATATTGAAAACAAATTTAAAGATATACAGaattgtatttataaaataaatatattcaagaaaataaaaaatatttacgAATTAGATATCAAATCTAATAATTCTAttgtaaataatttttttttttttttcaagatttttcaaaatgttaataatttaCTTTTCTctcaaaataataatattgaagAATATAATGACAAATTGATCACCTTCGACatgtttataaataaattaaagTATGAACAAAAAGATGAAggtatatttaaaaaagaagaaaatgtTATTGAAATTGAGCAACGTAATgaggaaaatataaaaaaaaaaaataataacaaaaaatccaatcatataaataatatgtttgatattaataaaaatgaaggAAATCATCTTTTTaatgttaaaaaattaaaagaatataataaacagaaaaatacatatgaaCCAAAAATCTTTGAATACAAAGAAGACATTCAAACTTATATAACAAGTTCTATTatcaataaaaaatattgtgatattaaattttttttatatatctgttcatatattatttactaCATTTGTAAGGTTCTCCAAATtgatgattataataatattatgaaggaaaagaaagaaaactctcaacatttattatacatatcaTATGATATGTcttatatgatatataaaaatcatatattaaatgaaaagactccgaaaaataatataatacaaattcaaaatataaagataaataaaaaatccatgtcttcatttatatatttgccaaaccatttatattataaaatagaattaactaatttatttcaatttgaaaaaaaaattatatttgatttatttgaacaatttttttctcaAATTATAAGTTTACAGATGTTTGATGAGAACAATAAGAATTTTCAAAAGGTTCAAAATGAA TATATTAATGACATTTTTCAGCTAgctatttatttaaaagtTTTATCAAAGAAAATTAGctattttgttttttttcacaTTTATGAGAATTACGAGAAATTAAGCaa agatagaattaattatttgcaaataaattttatgaaaaCATTTGATCAATTAAgtgaagaaataaaaattagGGATGATAATCCTAATAGTATTACaagaagaaaaaaggaATTAAAAAAACTATTTGAACAATATGTTCTGAACataagaattatattagcaaatcttttatattctttttatgaacatttatataacaattttatatttttcatacatattttaaatttaatgccttgtaatttttctttactCTCGAATAA aCATAATGAAGATAACATTAATGATAGAAGCAAAGAAGGGACAagtttaataaaaattgaatatatagataattCCATAAGTT atgatttaaatgatataatgaaaaaaattaacaacgtatataataatcttAATGTAGAACCCAcaaaaggaaaagaaaaatctaatgaaaattatatcacaaattataaaatgtatatgaatataaataatgatatattatatatgacctttcattataataattcatatattgttaaaaaattagaaaa aAAAATTGAGAAATATATGACAAAGTTTTACACACATGTAACAAATATTCtggatgaaaaaaaaaaagaaatcataaaaattatttcaaacgataaaaaaataaacaggaaatattatgagtaa
- a CDS encoding transmembrane emp24 domain-containing protein, putative codes for MYHVTRSFVLFLILFIFFHVAGNFVLSNANSNNVNKNGSNKKNNANNNNMNKSGDKKKASKGKKGNANDNMNEFNFNFNDLLNEINNTTTNDNDNNNDNNNNYNNNNNNNNYYNGKNEINENNFNEEYNKLEKNFQMNAEDDDNNRGDINMDQFNEKKNNLNEDNNKMKPNANDYQYNENDADTDSEEDLTNIWNKNMQNFEPSTLLTFEIPSNSEEYLFEEVPEVNTYFRGVFYSNNETDDNIIEFLISDPDGQVIYKKEASEGIFYFYTKKVGIYTLTLKNNKWMGKKLTTVALGLGENPSLRSDHVKDFTNYIQRIVAETKKLKNEIKYLSSKHMRHIEKMKKITNKAFLYCFIKLFVLIVLSLFTIYYIKKLVSNKRVL; via the coding sequence atgtatCATGTTACTCGTTCATTTGTGTTATTTTTAATCctgttcatttttttccaCGTAGCAGGAAATTTTGTTTTGTCAAATGCTAACAGTAATAATGTAAACAAAAATGGATctaataaaaagaataacgcaaataataataatatgaacaagTCAGGTGACAAGAAAAAGGCAAGTAAAGGAAAGAAAGGGAATGcaaatgataatatgaatgaatttaattttaattttaatgatcttttaaatgaaataaataatacaactactaatgataatgataataataatgataataataataattataataataataataataataataattattataatggtaagaatgaaataaatgaaaataattttaatgaagaatataataaattagaAAAGAATTTTCAGATGAATGCtgaagatgatgataacaatagaggagatataaatatggatcaatttaatgaaaagaaaaataatttaaatgaggataataataaaatgaaacCTAATGCAAATGATTATcaatataatgaaaatgatgCTGACACAGATAGTGAAGAAGATTTGACAAATATATGgaataaaaatatgcaGAATTTTGAACCTTCTACTTTATTAACATTTGAAATTCCGTCAAATTCAgaagaatatttatttgaagAAGTACCAGAAGtgaatacatattttagaggtgtattttattcaaataatgaaacagatgataatattattgaatttttaatttctgATCCAGATGGAcaagttatatataaaaaagaagcTAGTGAAGgtatcttttatttttataccAAAAAAGTTGGTATTTATACATTgacattaaaaaataataaatggATGGGCAAGAAATTAACTACTGTTGCTTTAGGTTTAGGAGAAAATCCTTCATTGAGATCTGATCATGTTAAAGATTTcacaaattatatacaacGAATTGTTGCAGAAAcaaagaaattaaaaaatgaaattaaatatttatcatcAAAACATATGAGACatattgaaaaaatgaaaaaaattaccAACAAAGCATTcttatattgttttataaaattattcgTATTAATAGTTTTGTCATTATTTActatatattacattaaAAAGTTAGTATCAAATAAAAGAGTTCTAtaa